One genomic window of Garra rufa chromosome 24, GarRuf1.0, whole genome shotgun sequence includes the following:
- the hccsb gene encoding holocytochrome c-type synthase translates to MGASVSNLAPNIQAQSAMPAHHFGGASPPPGCPMHQEPPKSSLPPECPMHQAQTPPAGPAHQERAYEFVECPMKASEGAIDPTNMMPPPNQVPSPDQPFPLSVKREESKIPRSGAEQNWVYPSEQMFWNAMLRKGWRWKDDSLAPEDMTNIIQIHNRNNDQAWQEILKWEAMHASECPCGPSLKRFGGKAKEFSPRARIRHWMGYELPYDRHDWIVDRCGKEVRYVIDYYDGDIDKDTYKFSILDVRPAFDSIDAVWDRMRVAWWRWTS, encoded by the exons ATGGGTGCATCCGTATCCAATCTAGCCCCCAATATTCAGGCCCAGTCTGCGATGCCAGCGCATCATTTTGGAGGGGCGTCCCCACCCCCTGGGTGTCCCATGCATCAAGAGCCTCCTAAAA GCTCTCTGCCTCCTGAGTGCCCAATGCATCAGGCTCAGACGCCACCGGCTGGCCCAGCGCATCAGGAGAGAGCTTATGAGTTTGTCGAATGTCCCATGAAAGCTTCTGAAGGAGCCATCGATCCCACAAACATG ATGCCACCTCCAAACCAGGTGCCCTCCCCGGATCAGCCGTTTCCTCTGTCCGTGAAAAGAGAGGAGTCTAAGATCCCACGATCAGGCGCAGAGCAAAACTGGGTTTATCCTTCTGAACAGATGTTTTGGAATGCCATGCTGCGCAAAGG GTGGCGCTGGAAGGATGACAGTCTTGCTCCTGAAGACATGACCAATATAATCCAGATCCACAATCGTAACAATGATCAAGCCTGGCAGGAAATCCTGAAGTGGGAAGCGATGCATGCCAG CGAGTGTCCATGCGGTCCATCACTGAAGAGATTCGGGGGCAAAGCCAAAGAGTTCTCACCCAGAGCCAGAATACGTCACTGGATGGG ATATGAACTGCCTTATGACCGACATGATTGGATCGTAGATCGGTGTGGAAAGGAAGTCCGATATGTCATTGACTACTACGATGGGGATATTGATAAAGACACCTACAAGTTTTCCATCCTGGATGTGCGTCCGGCTTTCGACTCTATAGACGCCGTCTGGGATCGGATGAGGGTGGCCTGGTGGCGCTGGACATCATAA